In one Sphingobacterium daejeonense genomic region, the following are encoded:
- a CDS encoding ankyrin repeat domain-containing protein yields MSISFIIACEGGKRKIAELLLTNKEVDVTYTDEKGRTALHYAAHRGYLDLVKILIAEGADLDYEDHQGETPLFFACLQKQKQTALYLIEEGAKVNINDLKGNSLLHLTASTGQSDVLEVLIEKGLDVNSDNNNAEQPLFLAVLNRRLEAAKALIESGANPDSTNKVQISPLLLAVRNRQLPMVDLLIDSGANVNHVNESGESALLVACYEGNKAMVKKLLDNGADVSITNSIGVSPIWYACAHNQKEIVTLLLDNGLDVNHSRPITGNDQAIYGYLDFVETSNNLSIDAQFNFRVQDSQGGESLLHHAVKNGHLSMVKLLIERGANINIQDESGNSALHYAAANGKKDVIKYLLENNADPQLVNVKEQKAIDYSNIKGLNEITALLIEFCSPKAKNDAPTALNIQKSETMVAPIDKKKALMDLKELLDAGILTQEEFNEEKSKILAG; encoded by the coding sequence ATGTCCATTTCATTTATCATAGCCTGCGAAGGCGGAAAGAGAAAAATTGCTGAATTATTGTTGACCAATAAAGAAGTTGATGTAACCTATACAGATGAAAAAGGTCGAACTGCCCTTCATTATGCTGCCCATCGAGGTTATTTAGATTTGGTAAAAATTCTGATTGCAGAAGGTGCTGATTTAGATTATGAAGATCATCAGGGTGAAACTCCTCTATTTTTCGCCTGCCTACAAAAACAAAAACAAACAGCATTATACCTAATTGAAGAAGGCGCCAAAGTAAATATTAACGACCTCAAAGGCAACAGCTTATTGCATTTAACAGCATCTACAGGTCAGTCTGACGTTCTTGAAGTATTGATAGAAAAAGGTTTGGATGTAAATTCTGACAATAACAATGCTGAACAGCCACTATTTCTGGCTGTATTGAACAGGAGGTTGGAAGCTGCAAAAGCCTTAATTGAGTCAGGAGCGAATCCGGACAGTACCAATAAAGTGCAGATTTCACCTCTGCTGCTCGCTGTTAGAAACCGACAATTACCAATGGTTGATTTATTAATTGATAGCGGAGCTAATGTAAACCATGTAAATGAATCTGGTGAATCTGCTTTATTGGTTGCATGTTACGAAGGTAACAAAGCAATGGTGAAGAAATTACTTGACAATGGTGCCGACGTAAGTATAACTAATTCTATTGGTGTCTCACCTATTTGGTATGCCTGTGCACATAATCAGAAAGAAATTGTGACCTTATTGCTTGATAATGGCTTAGATGTGAACCATAGTAGACCTATTACAGGCAATGACCAAGCGATATATGGTTATTTGGATTTTGTGGAAACAAGCAATAACCTATCTATTGATGCTCAATTCAACTTTAGGGTGCAGGATTCCCAAGGCGGTGAAAGCCTTTTACATCATGCTGTTAAAAACGGTCATTTGAGCATGGTGAAATTACTAATCGAGCGTGGTGCCAATATCAATATCCAGGATGAATCAGGCAATTCGGCATTACATTATGCTGCAGCAAATGGCAAGAAAGATGTGATAAAATACCTTCTTGAAAACAATGCAGATCCGCAACTAGTGAATGTGAAGGAGCAAAAGGCTATTGATTATTCGAATATAAAGGGGCTAAACGAAATAACCGCCCTTTTGATAGAGTTCTGTTCGCCAAAGGCCAAGAACGATGCTCCTACGGCTTTAAATATCCAGAAATCGGAAACTATGGTCGCCCCTATCGACAAGAAAAAAGCGTTGATGGACCTGAAAGAGCTTTTAGATGCAGGCATTCTTACACAAGAGGAATTCAATGAAGAAAAAAGCAAGATCTTAGCTGGTTAA